GCAAGGAAAAGCGACGCGCGTTCCTCTCCAAGTGGTTCTTCGAGGACCGGGTAGCACCTGCGACTCCTGCTGAGCTTGAAGCTGCGCACGGCCACGGCCACGCTGCGGTGGAAGCACCCGAGGAAGCAAAGAGCCTGTCCCACTAGGGTTTACACGGGAAACATGGAAGGCCCGGTCCATTTGGACCGGGCCTTCCTGTTTGCCTTTCCGTATGTCCGCAGCACACGGTCTGCACTCCGTGTGCTGCGGACAGCCCGCCAACGGGCGGCTCAGTGGTTACGTGCCCGGCGTGCCCCCGGGCGCTGCAGCGGCACCCACAGCTTGTACCTGTCTGCGCGGTAGTAGGAGACGGAATAGTCCACCATAGCCCTGGCTACGAAGGCGTGCCGCTGGATTTTCAGGAGCGGCGCTCCCACCTCCACGTTCAGCAACCGGGCGGTGGACGGCGAAGCCGCGGTGGCCTCGATCATGTCCTCGCCCCATTCCATCACCAGCCCAAATTGCTCACTGAGGACGTTGTACAGCGACGTGGGCGGTTCCCCGTCCAGCAGTCCCGGCACCCGGTGCGCAGGAATGAAGTTCTCGTCAACGCTCATGGGTTCACCGTCAGCCAGGAGCAGGCGCCGGAAACGGACCAACGGCGTTCCCTCATCCAACTGCAGTTCACGCGCAAGGAACGCACTGGCGGCAATCTGCTCAAAGCTCAGGACCTTCGCCGCAGGGACCATCCCCCGTCGCTGCATCTCCTCGCTGTAGGACGTCAGCTTGACTTGGAGATCGACCTTTGGCCGGCGGACGAATGTCCCCAGGCCCACCACTCTTTCGATGACTTCTTCGCCTACCAACGCATCAATCGCCTGGCGGACGGTCATGCGGGCAAGGCCGAACCGCTCGGCGAGATCCCGTTCGGAGGGCAGGGCCGAGCCGGGCGGGCAGGAGTCCGCAATGTAGGTACGCAGAATCTCGCGCAGCTGTACGTAGATGGCTGTGCCACTGGACCGGTCGATTTTGCCGGTGATGGCTGCCGCACTAGCCGGCATGGGTTGCTTCCCCTGCGTTAAAGTTCACCCTCCAATTTTAGGTCAGGTCTAGACCAGCTTCGTCCACCTTGTCCCGCCGTTTAGCGGCGCAACCTGACAGGCCCTATATTTGTCATGAAAACGCGATTTCGACGGAGGGGGGCCGTCATTATGAAGGAGTCCCTTTGCCAACACATAACGCCGTGGTCAAAGCCTCGGTGGGGCTGCACGCCCGGGCTGCCGCCGTCTTCGTACGGGCCGCTACGCAGACCGGCCTGCCGGTGACCATCTCGAAGGAGGGCAGCTCGAGCGTTGATGCGCGCTCTTTGCTGCAGGTGATGGCGGCGGATTTCCACCAGGGATGCATGGTGGAGCTGGGTATCAGCGACGCGGCCCTCAGCGGCCCGTTGGGGCGCCAGGAGGCCGAGGACGCGTTGCGGGCGCTGGGTGAACTGCTGGAGTCGCAGGGCGCCGCCTAGGACGTGCCGCGAGCAATACGAACGACGTCGGGCCCCACCAAATGGTGGGGCCCGACGTCGTAGTTGGTGAAGAAGCGCTAGTGCGCGTGGTCTCCGCGGCTGTATTCGTACACCCAGCCGATGAGTGCCACGACTGCCAGGCCGGCCGCGATGAACACAATCCAGAAACCGACCGCAAGGCCCAGGAAACCTGTTGCGCACGCGATGCCCAGGACCAGCGGCCACCAGCTCCAAGGGCTGAAGTGTCCCTGCTCGCCCGCGCCTTCGTGGATCTCAGCATCGCTGCGGTCCTCGGGGCGCATGCCGACGCGCTTGCCGGTGAATCCAAGGTAGCCGCCGATCATGCCGGCGAGGCCGCCCACCAGCAGGATGCCAAGGATGCCCACCCACTCGCCCCAGTTGGTCAGGAAGCCGTATACCAGGGACACCGGAACGAAGAAGAAGACTCCGGCACCAAAAATCCAAGATTCAATTTTCATTGTCAGTTGTCCCTCTGGTCGGCATTTCCGAGTACCTGGGCGGCCGGCGCCGGCGACTCAACGGTGTGGACCTGGCGGAGTTCCGGGTGGTGCAGGTCCAGGGCGGGCCGCTCGGAACGGATCCGGGGCAGCGAAGTGAAGTTGTGCCGCGGCGGCGGGCAGGACGTGGCCCATTCCAGTGAGGCGCCGAAGCCCCAGGGATCGTCCACCTGGACCTTTTCACCGCTGCGCCACGT
The Arthrobacter sp. PGP41 genome window above contains:
- a CDS encoding GntR family transcriptional regulator; amino-acid sequence: MPASAAAITGKIDRSSGTAIYVQLREILRTYIADSCPPGSALPSERDLAERFGLARMTVRQAIDALVGEEVIERVVGLGTFVRRPKVDLQVKLTSYSEEMQRRGMVPAAKVLSFEQIAASAFLARELQLDEGTPLVRFRRLLLADGEPMSVDENFIPAHRVPGLLDGEPPTSLYNVLSEQFGLVMEWGEDMIEATAASPSTARLLNVEVGAPLLKIQRHAFVARAMVDYSVSYYRADRYKLWVPLQRPGARRARNH
- a CDS encoding HPr family phosphocarrier protein gives rise to the protein MPTHNAVVKASVGLHARAAAVFVRAATQTGLPVTISKEGSSSVDARSLLQVMAADFHQGCMVELGISDAALSGPLGRQEAEDALRALGELLESQGAA
- a CDS encoding cytochrome c oxidase subunit 4; its protein translation is MKIESWIFGAGVFFFVPVSLVYGFLTNWGEWVGILGILLVGGLAGMIGGYLGFTGKRVGMRPEDRSDAEIHEGAGEQGHFSPWSWWPLVLGIACATGFLGLAVGFWIVFIAAGLAVVALIGWVYEYSRGDHAH